A window of Mycolicibacterium holsaticum DSM 44478 = JCM 12374 genomic DNA:
GCAACTGAGGCCAGGAGGTCCCACCATGGCGTGTGACGGCAAGGTCGCCCTCGTCACCGGCAGCAGCCGAGGGCTCGGCAAGGCGATCGCTCAGCGGCTCGCGAGCGAAGGAGCCACGGTCGCGCTGACCGCGCGGACCATGGAACCCGATCCCAAATACCAAGGCTCACTACGTCAGACGCTTGAGGAGATCGAATCCGCGGGCGGGACGGCGGTCGCGGTGGCCGCGGATCTGTCCGACGTCGAGGAACGCGGACGGCTGTTCGCCGAGGTGGTGCAGCAGGTCGGTGCGCCCGACATCCTCGTCAACAACGCCGCGGTCACCTTCCTGCGCCCGCTCGACGAGTTCCCCGAGCGCCGGGTGCGGCTGATGATGGAGATGCACGTGATGGCGCCCCTGCACCTCACCCAGCTGGCCATCCCGGCCATGCGGGAGCGCGGCTGCGGCTGGGTGCTCAACGTGACATCGGTCGGCGGTGACCTGCCCGACGGGCCGCCGTTCTCCGACTTCGACCGCAGCGCCGGGTTCGGGGTGTACGGCACGGTCAAGGCGGCGTTGAACCGGCTGACGAAAAGCCTTGCGGCCGAACTGTACGACGACGGCATCGCGGTCAACGCCGCGGCGCCGACCAATCCCGTCGCCACCGAGGGCGCCGGCGCGCTCGACCTGGCCAAGACCGACACCGAGGACATTTCGCTGATCACCGAGACGGCATTCCAGTTGTGCACCGGCGATCCCACGACACTGACCGGTCGCATCGCCCACACCCAGGCGTTTCTGCGCGAAATCGGCCGGCTGTGAGGCGCGAGTGTGGGATTGTGTCACGTCATCCGGCGTTTTCGCGTGACGGTAACCCACGTTCGGCACGCGAAGGGGCCCTCGGGTGAAAGTTCAACCCGCCGCGTACCTGCGCACCACGCTGCCGCTGGACCTGTCGCAGCTGCCCGAACTCGACAGCGGCCGCTACCACTCGATCTGGCTACCCGATCACATGGTCAGCTTCTGGCCGGACTCCATCTGGACCCCCGAATTCACCGATCTGGCAACGGTTTCCCCGTCACCGCACCGACACCTGGACGCGATGGCGGTCGCGGCCGCCGCCGCGGTGCTGACCACCAACGTTCCGCTGGTGACCAGCGTCGTCGACACCGTTCGGCGGCACCCGTCGCTGCTCGCCCAGAGCGCGCTGACCATCGGCCATCTGGCCAAGGGCCGGTTCGTCCTGGGCCTGGGCAGCGGCGAAACCGAGAACACCGTGCCCTACGGGTTCGACTTCACCAAGCCGGTCAGCCGCTTCGAGGAAGCGCTGCACGTGATCCGGCTGCTGTGGGACAGCGACGGTCCCGTCGACTTCGACGGGCAGTTCTACCGGCTGCGGCACGCGCGGCTGGACACCGAACCGTACGACGGCCGTGTCCCGCCGATCTGGATCGGGGCAAGCGGGCAACGCACGCTGGACATCGTCGGGCGCTACGCCGACGGTTGGTGGCCGACGGGTGCGTGGACACCCGAGGACTACGCCGAAAAGCTCGCGACGGTACGGGCTTCCGCGGACCGCGCCGGGCGCGACCCGTTGGCCATCACCCCGTGCTACATCCAGGTGTGCCTGATCGCGCCCGACGATGCGGCGCTCGAAGAGATCCTGGCGGCCCCGCTGGTGAAGGCGTTCCTGCTGCAGGTCTCCGCGCCCATGCTGCGCAGGTTCGGCTACGAGCACCCGATGGGCGAGAGCTGGCGCGGTTATCAGGACATCGACCCCGCCGTGCTCACCCGCGAACGGATCCTGGACTTCCTTGCCGGAGTGCAACCCGAGATGCTGCTGTCGGTGATTCCGCACGGCACGCCGAAACAGGTCGCTCGCATCGTCAAGGATTATGTCGACGCGGGTTTGCGCGTGCCCAAGATCCTGGACTACGGCGGTATGGCGGGGCTGCAGTACGCGGCCGCGTCGGCCCAGCACGTACGCGAGGCCGAGGACGAGCTGCTGTGCCTGTGCGGAGACCTGCGGTGAGCGCACGGTTGGACGCGACGTCGATGCTGGGCCGGGCGCAGGCCGAAACCGGGTTGACGGATTACGGCGATGCCAGCCTGCCGCAGCGGTTCGCCCTGGTCGTCGAGCACCTCAACAGCATCGGCATGGACGCCGACGGCGCGCGCAACGCCGCCGACGTATGCCATTGGCTATTGACCGCGCGACTGCAGTTCTTCGAAGACCGGCGCCGATATCCCTTGGCCGATGAGGTGATCGAGCGGCCCATGTTCGTCACGGGCGAACCGCGCTCGGGTACCACGCTGATGCACGCGCTGATGTCGGTGGACCCCGACGCACGCGCCCTGCGCTTCTGGGAGGTGATGTACCCGTCGCCGCCGCCGGGCCTGGCCGCTGGTGACGATCCCCGCCGCGCCCGCGCGGATGCCGACTGGCGCGAGATCAACGCCAAACTGCCGAAATGGCTGCACAGCCATCCGTACAACGACATGCTCGGCGACGGGCTGCCCGAGGACGAACGCACCTGGGCCTTCGACTTCCGGGTGATGACGCCGACGGCGTGGTGGCGGGTGCCGATGCCGACCGTGGTCGGCGGCCTGCCCACCGATCCCGCAGCGCAGTACCGCATCCATCGGGCGATGCTGCAACAATTCCAGTACCGCCGACCCCGCAAACAATGGGTGCTCAAGGGTTTTCACGGGTTTCGCCTCAAGGAGCTGTTCGCGACCTACCCCGACGCGAAGCTGATGTGGCTGCACCGCGACCCCGTCCAGGTGGCGGCGTCGCGCACGATGATGATGGCCGACATCGCCGAAGGGATCGTCGGGCCGGTGGACCTGCAGGCCGCGGCGAAGATGCACCTGGGCCTGACCCGCGAGAGCATCGAGAACACGATGACCAACCCGCTGGTCGGCGACCCGCGGATTCTGCACGTCCGCTACACCGACTTCGTCGCCGACCAGGTCGGCACCGTCCGCCGGTTCTACGATTTCTGCGGCAGGCCACTGAGCGAACAAGCCGAGGCCGCGATGCGGCGCTATCTGGTGAACAACCGCGGCGACCGGCACGGCAAGTTCCGGTACTCCACCACGTTGCTGACCGACATCGGTGAAGATCTCGACGCGCTTCACGAGGAGTTCCGCCCGTTCCGTGAGCGTTTCGGCGTCGAGATCGAGAAGCGGAACTGACCGTGCACGAACGACTCTCGGTGCACAGCGTGACATTTTTCGGCACGCCGCTGCCCGAGCTGCAGTCGCACTGGGAAGCGCTGGGCGTACGGCGGCTGAGCCTCATCGACACCCAACTCGCCGAACCGGGCCTGAGAGACCTCCTCGCCCAGCACGGCTACACCGTGGACTCGGTCTATCACCTGTTCACGACCACCGCAGAGCTGACCCGGGTCATCGACGCCGCCGCCGCGGTGGGTGCGCGCGTCGTCTACCTGCTGACCGGAGGCCGCGGCGAACACAGTTGGGAGCAGGCCGCCGAACGGTTCTGCGTGGCGGTTGCACCCTGCGTCGGCCAGGCCGAACGCGCGGGAGTGGCCCTGGCGATCGAGAACGCCTCGGCACTGTATGCCGACATGCACATCGCCCACACCCTTCGGGACACGGTCACGCTGGCCGAGATGGCCGGGCTCGGCGTGTGCATCGACCTGTTCCACTGTTGGGCCGAAGCGGGCCTTGCCGAGTTGGTGTCGCAGGCCTTGCCGATCACCCAGCAGATCCAGCTGAGCGACTACGTGCTGGGCGACCGCGCGCTGCCGGCGCGTGCGGTCCCCGGTGACGGCGTCATCCCGATCGAGCGGTTCCTCGCCCTGGTACTTGCCTGCGGCTACCCGCACGGCTTCGACCTGGAGCTGATCGGACCCCGTATCGAGGGGGAAGGCCGGTTCGCCGCGGCGCGACGCGCCTGTGAGACGGTATCGGGCATGCTGGAAAGACTTGGCGCATAGGGGAGCCGATGGCGTTCGGAGACGGTGCGGACGATCTCGCGTTGAACGCGGCGTGGGGTGCGTTCTGTGACCGGCTGAAGTCGGCGGGCGAGCAGGTGTTCAAGGACCACAACGCCACCTCGGGCCTGCAGCGCGCCGACGGTTTCCGGTTTCTCACCCAGAACCTCGGCCAGGCCTTCGACCTGGCACTGGAAACCAGAGACAGCCGGTATCCGGTCATTCACACCTTCTGCAACCCCACCCGAAAGCTCGGCGGCGACTGCGCGGACTTCCTCTACCAGCAGGCATGGATCGACGGTCGGTCGACGTACCGCCTCGCCGGGGAACGCGGCACCGCACCGTTTTTCAACGTCACCGTGCAGGGGCCCCGATCTGGTGGGCCCGGTGTGCTTTCCGAGCCCTTCGGTGACGTGCCCGAGGCCAACATGTCCGGCGATCAGCTCGATATCGGACCCGACGGCACGTTCGAGATCTACATCGGGGGTCAGCGGCGCGGGCCGAACTGGTTGCCCACCACTTCCGAATCGCGAAAGCTGTTCATCCGTCAGGGCTTTAACTCGTGGCAGGACCGGCCCGCGCGGATGCGTATCGAGCGTGTCGGCATGGACTCGCCGAGGCCGCTGCCCGACCCGGCCACGATGATCGACGCGATGAGGTGGGCGGGCGATTTCGTGACGGGGTTGATGGACGACTGGCCGGAATACCCGTTCCGCTACGGCGGGGTGGACGCCGAACATCCCAACCACTTCCCGGGCGTCGGCCGAACCGACGCCGACGCCAAGCGTGGGCGCGCGGCGGCGAACATGTACTGGGTGCTCGGTGCCGACGAGGCGCTCGTCGTCGAGTTCGACGCCCACGAGGGGCTGTGGATGCTGACGAACATGGGCGTGTTCTTCACCAGCATGGACTACCTCTACCGACCGGTGAGCTATACGCCGAGCCGAACCGCGGTCGACCGCGACGGCAAGGTCCGCCTGGTGCTCGCCCACGCTGATCCCGGCTACCACAACTGGATCGACACCCAGGGCTTCGAGCGCGGAAACCTCACCTACCGGCACATGCTCGACGGCGCACCTGCCGAACTGCGCACCCGGGTGGTCAGATTCGCCGACCTGGCCGATGCGCTTCCGCCGGACAGCAAGACGGTGAACCAGGCCGAGCGCACCGCGCAGATGTGGGCGCGGTTCAACGGAATTCGTCGGCGTTACGGGTGGGGGCGATGACCGATATCGCGCTGCAGCCTGCCCATCGGCTGGCCGAGGCCATCCGGCGAGGCGAGCTGTCAAGCCGGGAGTTGCTCGAGCACCACCTGGCCCGGGTCGCGCGGTACAACCCACCGCTGAACGCCGTCGTCACACTGGATCCCGACGGCGCCCGGCGCGCCGCCGACGCCGCCGACGCCGCGCTGGCGCGCAACGAGGCGGTCGGTCCGTTGCACGGTGTGCCGATGACCGTCAAGGACACCTACCAGACGGCGGGCATGCGCACCACCTGTGGGCATCCGGAGTGGGATCACGTGCCCGAACGCGACGCGGAGGCGGTCCGGCGGTTGCGTGCGGCCGGCGCCGTGATCTTCGGCAAGACCAATACGCCGCCGCGGGCCGCCGACTGGCAGACGTTCAACCCGATATTCGGCACCACCAACAATCCGTGGGACACCAGCCGCAGCCCGGGCGGCTCGTCGGGCGGCGCGGCCGCCGCGCTCGCAACGGGGCTGACCGCACTCGAACTCGGCAGCGATATCGCGGGATCGATTCGGGTTCCGGCTAATTGGTGCGGCGTATCTGGCCACAAGCCGAGTTGGGGGATCGTGCCGCAACGCGGTCACCTACCCCCGCCACCGGAGGCACTGGCCGAAAGCGACCTCGGGGTGATGGGACCGATGGCACGCAACGTCGCCGATCTCGAACTCGCGCTGGACATCCTCGCAGGACCGACCGGGCCGTCGGCCGTCGGCTGGCGCCTGGAGCTGCCGCGCGCGCGTGCGTCGACGCTGGGGGAAGTGCGGCTGGCGACGTGGCTGCAAGACGCGGACTATCCGGTCGAGGCAGACGTCGGTGCGGTGCTCGATGCCGCGGTCGCCGCGTTGTCCGACGCGGGCGCGCGCCTGGTCGACGTGAAACCCCCGGTGACGCTGGCCGAACTGGTCGGTCTGCACCAGGTGTTGCTGTACCCGCTGATGGACACCACCTCGACGCTGTCGCACCGCCAGTGGATGTCGGCCAACGAGCGCCGCGAACAGCTACGGGCCAAGATGGCGGAATACTTCTGCGAGGTGGATGCGGTGCTGATGCCGATCACCGTCGTGCCGGCGGTCAAGCACGACCACCATGAGCCGTTCATCGAGCGGCTCATCCCGTTCGGTGACGAGAGTCGTTCCTACTTCGATCTTTTCGGTTGGGTAGGCCTTGCCACCGTGGCCTACCTGCCCGCAACGGCCGTTCCCGTCGGCCGCACCGCCGAGGGTCTGCCCGTCGGGCTGCAGGTGGTCGGCCCCTACCTGGAGGACCGCACCACGCTGATGGTCGCGCGACATCTCGAGCAGCTGCTGGGCGGGTTCGTCGCACCGCCCGGCTTCACGTGATTTGTGTGCGTTTAGGCGCGCTCAGCGCAACAAAACGCACACAAATCCTTACAGCCGGCGCAGCGCAAACGTCCAGAACTGCGTTCCCGGCGGACCGCCGAAGCAGCCGACGTCATACACCGAGTCGATGGTGCCTGCGAGCGACACCTCGTCCCAGCTGTAGGTGTCGCGGGTGGGCATGACATGGCCCGGGCATTGCAAACCGTCGGGCACGTCGACGGTCAGTGTGTAGCGGCCGTCTTTCAGAGAGGCCTCGCCGCCGTACTCGTAGTAGAACTTCAACCGCGATATGGCGCTGACATCCAAGCAGTCCGGTTGCTTGTTCGGAATACACGGCGAGATGAACCACACCCATGACGCCCGGTTGTACCTGTTGGTCAGCACGTCGTAATTGCCGAACGTCATCATGGCCGTGGCGGGCGGGGCGACCAGCGTCGCGGCCGCCGCGAGCACAATGGCCGCGATGAGAGCCTTCAACAATTTCACCGTCATCCTCCTGGCTGCATATCAAACCACCCGACGGGGGCTGGGGTGAGTTTTCAGTTGATAACGGCGGCTTCCTTGCGTTCGGTGATCGGCCGAGCGAGCTGTTGTTCATCGCAGATGCGTTGCAACTTCTCGAGAGTCTCGTCGAGTCCGGGGCCCAGCGGCTTGCTCGGGGTGAACGTGGCGGGCAGATTACGCATGCCCTGGATGACGCCGATCGTCTCGTAGTGCACGGTGCCCGCGGGATCACACACATAGTCGGGCATCCGGTCGAGTACCGCCGTCAACATCGACTTGAACACGGTGCGCGCGACGTTGGACCCCACACAGCGGTGCACACCGATGCCGAAGCTGAAGTGACGATTGCCTTTTCGATCCAGCACGATCTCGTTGGGCTTGTCGAACACCGACGGGTCGCGGTTGGCCATCGCCCACGACAGCCACAGCCGCTCATATTGCTTGAACTGCTGACCTTCCACCTCGACGTCCTCGGCGAAGGTGCGACCGTCGCCGGGTGCGGGCGTGAAGAAGCGCAGGAACTCCTCGGTGGCAGGGTGCAGCAGCGTGTCGCGTTCTTTGCTGAGCCGCTCGCGTTCGTCGGGATGCTCGCCCAGCCACTCCAGGGCGTGCGCGGTAAGCGCGGTGGTGGTGTCGAAGCCGCCGCCGATCACCAGGCCGAGATTGCCCAGGATCTCCATATCGGGCGCGGGTTCGCCGTCGATGCGCAGTTGCAGCAGCGCATTGACGAGTCCGGGCCGCGGGTTCTCCCGAATCTCCATCATGTTGTTGATGATGTCGATGCCCATCTCGCGATGCTGCTCGTTGATCTTCTCGCGTTCGGGGGCGTGTTCGGGGGTGTACACCGAAGCGTGAGTGGGCTCGCTGTAGACGTTCCACTTTTTGAGTTCGATGCCCATCATCGCCAGCGTGAACACCGCAGGCACCACGTTGGCCAGATGCTCGACGAAGTCGATGCGACCGCTCTCGATGTGTTCGTCGAGCGCCGCGCGGGTGATCTCGTCGACGAACGGCTCCCAGCGCTTGATCGCGGCCGGCGAAAGGTACGGGTTGAGCGCGCCGCGGTAGATGCTGTGCTCGGGCTCGTCCATCTCCAGGATGCCGCCGCGCACCACGGTGGCGCGGCTGGCTTTGGGAATGGTGATGCCCTGAAACGGTGTCTCACCGGTGATGTCGTGGTGATTGGACACCGCCGGACAGCGGGCCAGTTCGAACACGTACCTGCTGTCGGCGGCGACCCAGTGCCCGTTGTAGGTGTCGGTCCACGCGATCGGGCACCGGGACTGCATCTCCTCGGTGATCTTCTCGAACTGCAGCCGGTATTCCGGCGTGTGGCGATCGAAGTGATACCGATGTTTTTTGCGATCGCTGTCGGCGGCGCTCAAGTCGTCGACGGTCACGTCTGCTCTCCTGTGTTCTGCTCAGTCACTCTTCGATCGTGATGGCCTGTTCCGGACAGGACTGGGCGGCTTCGCGCACCGCCTCCTGTTGATCCGGCGGAACCACTTCGTTGACCGGTGATGAGGTGCCGTCAATATCGCTGAGCACAAACGAATCCGGCGCGATCATCGCGCACAGCGTGTGGCCCTGGCACCGTGCCGGGTCGACGAAAACCTTCATCTGCGTTGACCTCCGGTTAGTTGTGGTAGTCGTACCACTTGAGGTACCCGCCGGCGTCCACCCGGACCTGCATGCCGGTGACGTAGCGGGCTTCGTCGGAGGCCAACCACAACACGGCGTTGCTGATGTCGACCGGCTCGATCCACGGCACCTTCATCGCCTGCTGCACATAGAACACCGGCTCGGCGTCCTGCAGCGTCGGCTTCTCGAGATCAGGCCGAAACGACCGGTACATCGGTTCGCTGCGCAGCATGTCGGTGTTGCAGTTGGTCGGATGCACGACGTTGGCGCGGATGCCGCGCGGGGCCAGTTCGGTCGCCAGATCGTGGACATATGCCGACAGCGCACGTTTGGAGTGCACGTAGGCCATGCCGCCGGGGTCGTTGCCGGGATCGTTCTTCTGGTGGGTGTCCATCAGCGCTGCGGTGGATCCGGTCGCCACGATCGCCGCGCCCTCGGTCAGGTGCGGCAGCGCCACGTTGATCGCGTTGAGGGTGCCGACCAGGTTGGTGTTGATGACGTCGACCCAGGCCTGAAGCGGCGGTTGGCCTTTCATGCCTGCCACGCCCGCCTGGGCAACCACGATGTCGACCTTGCCGAACTCGGCGATGCCGCGTTCCAGCGCCTCACGCAGTTGGCCGGCCTCGCGGACGTCGGCCTGCGCGGTCACCGCGGCACGGCCGGTCTTCTCGACGAGCTTCCCGGTCTCTTCGAGATCCTCGGGCGTCGCCATCGGGTAGCCGATCGTCGGGATGTCCTGACACAGGTCGACGGCGATGATGTCGGCGCCCTCTTCGGCGAGCCGGACCGCGTGGCTGCGGCCCTGCCCGCGCGCCGCGCCGGTGACGAAAGCGACCTTTCCCTGTACGCGTCCCACTACTTGTGTCCTTTCGTTATCGGCCGTTAGGTGTTTCGGCCGCCGTTGACGCCCAAGATCTGTCCGGTGATGTAGCCCGCCTCCTCGGAGACGAGAAATGCGCATGCGGCGGCGATGTCCTCGGGTCTGCCGATGCGCCGCACCGGTGTGGTGTCGATGCTCTGCTGCACCTTGAGGTAGCCACGCTCTTCGGATTTGCGCAGCATCGGGGTATCGATGAAACCGGGCGGCACGGCGTTGACCGTGATGCCGGCCGGTCCGTACTCCAGCGCCAGGGATTTGGTCAGCCCGTTGACCGCCGACTTGGCCGCCACATACGGCGACATGTAGGGCTGGCCCGAATGCGTGCTGGAGGAGGAGATGTTGACGATTCGGCCCCAGCCGGCCTCGATCATGTCGGGCAGCACGGCCTGCACGCAGTGGAAGACGCCGTTGAGGTTGACGTCGATCACCCGCTGCCAGTCCTCGAACGCGATGTCGGTGAAGCGCTTGAATTTTTCCAGCCCGGCGGCGTTGACCAGAACCGTCACCGGACCGAGTTGGGCGCGCACCGCCTCGAGCGCGGCGTCGATCTGGGCCCGGTCGGTCACGTCGGCGGTGAAGGCGAGTTCGGCGTTCGATGCGGTGATGTCGATCGTGGCGACGTTCAAGCCGTCCGCGCGCAACCGTTGGGCGACGGCCTGCCCGATGCCCGAACCACCACCGGTCACAACGGCGTTCTTCATGCCACCGCCCGAGCGTCAACTATCAAGAATCGTCCTTCCGATTATGAGAACCGTACTCTCGGGACGTGGCATCCCGCAAGACACTAACCG
This region includes:
- a CDS encoding SDR family NAD(P)-dependent oxidoreductase, with product MACDGKVALVTGSSRGLGKAIAQRLASEGATVALTARTMEPDPKYQGSLRQTLEEIESAGGTAVAVAADLSDVEERGRLFAEVVQQVGAPDILVNNAAVTFLRPLDEFPERRVRLMMEMHVMAPLHLTQLAIPAMRERGCGWVLNVTSVGGDLPDGPPFSDFDRSAGFGVYGTVKAALNRLTKSLAAELYDDGIAVNAAAPTNPVATEGAGALDLAKTDTEDISLITETAFQLCTGDPTTLTGRIAHTQAFLREIGRL
- a CDS encoding LLM class flavin-dependent oxidoreductase, whose amino-acid sequence is MKVQPAAYLRTTLPLDLSQLPELDSGRYHSIWLPDHMVSFWPDSIWTPEFTDLATVSPSPHRHLDAMAVAAAAAVLTTNVPLVTSVVDTVRRHPSLLAQSALTIGHLAKGRFVLGLGSGETENTVPYGFDFTKPVSRFEEALHVIRLLWDSDGPVDFDGQFYRLRHARLDTEPYDGRVPPIWIGASGQRTLDIVGRYADGWWPTGAWTPEDYAEKLATVRASADRAGRDPLAITPCYIQVCLIAPDDAALEEILAAPLVKAFLLQVSAPMLRRFGYEHPMGESWRGYQDIDPAVLTRERILDFLAGVQPEMLLSVIPHGTPKQVARIVKDYVDAGLRVPKILDYGGMAGLQYAAASAQHVREAEDELLCLCGDLR
- a CDS encoding sulfotransferase family protein, which gives rise to MSARLDATSMLGRAQAETGLTDYGDASLPQRFALVVEHLNSIGMDADGARNAADVCHWLLTARLQFFEDRRRYPLADEVIERPMFVTGEPRSGTTLMHALMSVDPDARALRFWEVMYPSPPPGLAAGDDPRRARADADWREINAKLPKWLHSHPYNDMLGDGLPEDERTWAFDFRVMTPTAWWRVPMPTVVGGLPTDPAAQYRIHRAMLQQFQYRRPRKQWVLKGFHGFRLKELFATYPDAKLMWLHRDPVQVAASRTMMMADIAEGIVGPVDLQAAAKMHLGLTRESIENTMTNPLVGDPRILHVRYTDFVADQVGTVRRFYDFCGRPLSEQAEAAMRRYLVNNRGDRHGKFRYSTTLLTDIGEDLDALHEEFRPFRERFGVEIEKRN
- a CDS encoding sugar phosphate isomerase/epimerase family protein, producing the protein MHERLSVHSVTFFGTPLPELQSHWEALGVRRLSLIDTQLAEPGLRDLLAQHGYTVDSVYHLFTTTAELTRVIDAAAAVGARVVYLLTGGRGEHSWEQAAERFCVAVAPCVGQAERAGVALAIENASALYADMHIAHTLRDTVTLAEMAGLGVCIDLFHCWAEAGLAELVSQALPITQQIQLSDYVLGDRALPARAVPGDGVIPIERFLALVLACGYPHGFDLELIGPRIEGEGRFAAARRACETVSGMLERLGA
- a CDS encoding DUF1214 domain-containing protein, with protein sequence MAFGDGADDLALNAAWGAFCDRLKSAGEQVFKDHNATSGLQRADGFRFLTQNLGQAFDLALETRDSRYPVIHTFCNPTRKLGGDCADFLYQQAWIDGRSTYRLAGERGTAPFFNVTVQGPRSGGPGVLSEPFGDVPEANMSGDQLDIGPDGTFEIYIGGQRRGPNWLPTTSESRKLFIRQGFNSWQDRPARMRIERVGMDSPRPLPDPATMIDAMRWAGDFVTGLMDDWPEYPFRYGGVDAEHPNHFPGVGRTDADAKRGRAAANMYWVLGADEALVVEFDAHEGLWMLTNMGVFFTSMDYLYRPVSYTPSRTAVDRDGKVRLVLAHADPGYHNWIDTQGFERGNLTYRHMLDGAPAELRTRVVRFADLADALPPDSKTVNQAERTAQMWARFNGIRRRYGWGR
- a CDS encoding amidase family protein translates to MTDIALQPAHRLAEAIRRGELSSRELLEHHLARVARYNPPLNAVVTLDPDGARRAADAADAALARNEAVGPLHGVPMTVKDTYQTAGMRTTCGHPEWDHVPERDAEAVRRLRAAGAVIFGKTNTPPRAADWQTFNPIFGTTNNPWDTSRSPGGSSGGAAAALATGLTALELGSDIAGSIRVPANWCGVSGHKPSWGIVPQRGHLPPPPEALAESDLGVMGPMARNVADLELALDILAGPTGPSAVGWRLELPRARASTLGEVRLATWLQDADYPVEADVGAVLDAAVAALSDAGARLVDVKPPVTLAELVGLHQVLLYPLMDTTSTLSHRQWMSANERREQLRAKMAEYFCEVDAVLMPITVVPAVKHDHHEPFIERLIPFGDESRSYFDLFGWVGLATVAYLPATAVPVGRTAEGLPVGLQVVGPYLEDRTTLMVARHLEQLLGGFVAPPGFT
- a CDS encoding cytochrome P450 yields the protein MTVDDLSAADSDRKKHRYHFDRHTPEYRLQFEKITEEMQSRCPIAWTDTYNGHWVAADSRYVFELARCPAVSNHHDITGETPFQGITIPKASRATVVRGGILEMDEPEHSIYRGALNPYLSPAAIKRWEPFVDEITRAALDEHIESGRIDFVEHLANVVPAVFTLAMMGIELKKWNVYSEPTHASVYTPEHAPEREKINEQHREMGIDIINNMMEIRENPRPGLVNALLQLRIDGEPAPDMEILGNLGLVIGGGFDTTTALTAHALEWLGEHPDERERLSKERDTLLHPATEEFLRFFTPAPGDGRTFAEDVEVEGQQFKQYERLWLSWAMANRDPSVFDKPNEIVLDRKGNRHFSFGIGVHRCVGSNVARTVFKSMLTAVLDRMPDYVCDPAGTVHYETIGVIQGMRNLPATFTPSKPLGPGLDETLEKLQRICDEQQLARPITERKEAAVIN
- a CDS encoding ferredoxin, whose protein sequence is MKVFVDPARCQGHTLCAMIAPDSFVLSDIDGTSSPVNEVVPPDQQEAVREAAQSCPEQAITIEE
- a CDS encoding mycofactocin-coupled SDR family oxidoreductase, yielding MGRVQGKVAFVTGAARGQGRSHAVRLAEEGADIIAVDLCQDIPTIGYPMATPEDLEETGKLVEKTGRAAVTAQADVREAGQLREALERGIAEFGKVDIVVAQAGVAGMKGQPPLQAWVDVINTNLVGTLNAINVALPHLTEGAAIVATGSTAALMDTHQKNDPGNDPGGMAYVHSKRALSAYVHDLATELAPRGIRANVVHPTNCNTDMLRSEPMYRSFRPDLEKPTLQDAEPVFYVQQAMKVPWIEPVDISNAVLWLASDEARYVTGMQVRVDAGGYLKWYDYHN
- a CDS encoding SDR family NAD(P)-dependent oxidoreductase, which codes for MKNAVVTGGGSGIGQAVAQRLRADGLNVATIDITASNAELAFTADVTDRAQIDAALEAVRAQLGPVTVLVNAAGLEKFKRFTDIAFEDWQRVIDVNLNGVFHCVQAVLPDMIEAGWGRIVNISSSSTHSGQPYMSPYVAAKSAVNGLTKSLALEYGPAGITVNAVPPGFIDTPMLRKSEERGYLKVQQSIDTTPVRRIGRPEDIAAACAFLVSEEAGYITGQILGVNGGRNT